ATCCGCGGCACGACCGCGCCCGGCGCCGGCAACGAGAATTCGGGCGTGGTCTCGATCGGCCCGAACCTTACGCTGCTGGCCAACGCGCTGGGCAGCGGCAACGGCGGCCGCATCACCGTCGTGGGCGAGCGTTCGGTGCGCGCCTTCGGCGACCTGCAGGCCCGGGGCGGCAGCGCCGGCGGCAACGGCGGCACGATCGAGACATCGGGCGGCTCGTTCGATGTGAGAGGCATCCGCGTCGACGCCTCGGCCCCGGCCGGCCTGGCGGGGCGCTGGATCGTCGACCCCTATGACGTGACCATCGGGCACGGGACGGCCAGCGGCTCGCTGCCCACCAATCCCCTTCGACCCGGTGGCCACCTCGACCATCCAGGACGGCGACATCAACAATGCCCTCAACGGTGGCACCAGCGTGGCCATCACGACCGGCACCGGCGGCACCGACGCGGGCAACATCAACTTCGACAGCGGCATGGCGATCGAGCGCAACACCGGCGCAGCGCCGGTGTTCTTCCAGCTGGACGCGGCCAGCAACATCGGCCGCACCTTCTCCTCCTCGTGGCTGGCACCCACCATCCGCTCGACCAGCGGGCCGATGGACGTGATCTTCAACGCGGGCACGGCCGGCGGTACCTTCGGGAGCATCCTCTTCCAGGGCAGCTCGGCCGCCGATGTGGCCGCTATCTCCACGCAGGGTGGCAGCGTCACGATGCATGCCAACAGCGCGGTGAACCTGGGCAACGCCCGTATCGACACCGGCGGCGGCGCCGTGTCCATCACCACCGGTCAGCCCGGTGCGCCCACGGGCCTGGTCAGCCTGGACGAAGCAGTGATCGACACGCGGGTGGGCCAATCCGATGCCGGCGCCGGAGGCAATGTCGGCATCGTCAGCGGCAGCGTGCGCATCACCGGCTCGCAGATTGCCGCTTCCACGGGCAACATCGGCATCACGGGCGTGGGCAATCCGTCGTTTTCCGCCGGAACCGGCGTCGTGATCGACCGCAGCAGAAACAACGTCGCCAGCAGCATCTCCACCACCAGCGGCGACGTACTGGTGCAAGGAGTGGCGCGAGCCAATCCGTCCTCGGCCTTCGCGGCGACACACGGCGTGCTGGTGCGCGGCGGCAGCAGCATCACCGCTGGCAGCGGCAACATCGCCTTGCGCGGCAGCTTCGACGGCAACGTGTTCGACGGCACCGACAGCGGCGTGCGGCTGGAAGACGGCGCCCGCCTGGCCACCACGGGCGGCGGCAGCATCGAGCTCACCGGCGCTTCCAGCCGGGCCAGTCCCGGCGTGTCGATCCAGGCCGGCACGACGCCGGCCGGCGGTCCCGGTGCGGCGCCGCAGGTGCAAAGCAGCGGCAACCTGGTGCTGCGTGCGGCCAGTGACGGCACCGTGCCCGCCCTGGTGATCGACGCGCCGGTGAGCGCCGCCGGCGTCATCAACCTGCGGCCGGGCGGCATGGACACGGCGCTCAACGCCTTCGACGCCACGGCCACCGGCATCACCGTCGGCGGCGCGGCGGGGCCCGGCTTCACGCTGTCGGATGCGCTGATGTCGCGCTTGAATGCGCCGAGCGTGGTGGTGGGCAGCAACACGCACGCAGGCACCATCACCGTGGCCGGCGCGCTGACGAGCGGCGGCGCCCTCACGCTGCAGAACGAAGGCCAGGGCGCCGGCACCGGCGGCATCGTACTGAACGGCGCCGTCACGGCGGACCGCCTGGGCCTGCTGTCGTCCGGCGACATCACGCAGACGGCGAAGGCGCCGATCACCGCCCAGCACCTGCTGGCGCGCTCCAGCCGCGGCAGCGTGCTGCTGGACCGGGCGGCCAACAACGTGAGCGAGAACACGCTGGGCGGCGGCGCTGCCGGCGCCTTCCGCTACCAGGACGTGGACGGCGTGCGCATCGGCGCGCTGTCGGTCACCGGCTTCGATGCCGGCACCAACCGGCCGCAGGTGGTGTCGGCCACCTCGATGGCGGCCGACACGGTGTTCGTGCGCACGCTCTCGGGCGACCTCACGCTGGACACCGCCGTCACCAGCACCTCGGGCACCGACCTGGTGGCCGCGGCGCGCTTCCAGAATGCGGGCGGCGGCAGCATCGGCGGCGCGCCCTGGCGCATCTGGGCCGACACCTGGGTGGGCGAGTCGCGCGGCGGCATCGCCGGCTCGGGCGCCACGCCCAACCTGTTCCACTGCGCCTACCTGGGCCTGTGCACCGTGAGCATCACGCCGGGCGACAACCACTTCATCTACGCCCAGCAGCCGCGGGTCACGGTGGTCATCGGCGACGCCAGCCGGCCCTTCGGCATGGCCAACCCGCCCTTCGGCTTCACCATCGGCGGGCTGATCCTGGGCGACGGCACGGCCGGCTTCCTGGGCACGCCCACGAGCCTGGCCGGCATCTTCAGCCCCGCGGGGCGCTATGCGATCAACGGCAGCTTCACCTCGGCGGCCGGCTACGCGGTGGACGTGGTGCCCGGGACGCTGACCGTGACGGCGAACCTGCGCCGCCCGGACTTCCCGAGCGCGGACCTGGTGCGCGAGCTGCCCAACACCAACACCTACACCTTCGACCGCAACCTCGGTGCGCCGCCGATCTGCTTTGCCACCGGACCGCTGGAGGGTGAACGTTCGCAGCAGGGCGACGACCTGCTGGCGCGCGAATGGTCGCGCGTGCGTTCGCGGCCCAACCTCACCAGCTGCGTGGCCACCGATCGCAAGAACGGCTGCGCGGATTTCTGAGAGCGGACCTGGTCGTGGAACTGCCGCCGCCCCTGTTCCTGTTCATCCAGACCAACAAGCGCTGCAACCTGCGTTGCGAGCACTGCGACTTCTGGAAGCTCGACGACGCCGACCGTGCGCGCTACCTCGGCCCCGCGCGACGGCGCGAGCTGCTGGCGGAGTTCGCCGGGATGAATCCCCAGGGCAGCGTGGTGATCTGCGGCGGCGAGAGCATGCTCGACCTGGAAGACTACTTCCACATCTCGCGCAGCTGCCGCGAGCTGGGCCTGGGCTGCCTGTCGGTCATCAACGGCACGCGCGTGCGCGACGAGGCCATGGCCGATCGCATGATCCGGGAGGGCCCGCGCGGCATCTCGGTGTCGCTCAACAGCCATCGGGCGGCCCTGCACGACCGCACGCGCGGCGTGCCGGGGGCCTTCGGCAAGGCGGCCGGTGCGCTGCGCCTGCTGCTGGCGGCGCGGGCGCGCGCGCCGGGCAGCGACACGAAGATCAACGTGATGGGCCTCATCTTCGACGAGAACTACCTCGAGCTGGAGGACTTCCATGCCTTCGTGCTGGACGAGCTGGGCGCCGACAAGCTCAAGCTGAACTTTTCTGCAGCCCAGCTTCGGCCAGATGGAGCTGGTCGACCCCTTCTTCGCGGCCCATCGCGACGTCGATCCGGACCGGCTGGTCGAGGTGATCCGCCGCTGCGACCAGCGCTTCGGTCTCGGGTTGAACCCGGTCTGGCTGCGCCAGGTCCACATGTACTTCTCGACGTTGCGCGCCTGCCCGGACGCGGCGCGCGGCTGGGGCTCGCACACACGCACGCCGGAACACATCTGCAGCACCTACGAGCGCAACATCATGGTGGACCACTACGGCGTGGCGCGCCTGTGCTTCTCGGGCAGCTTTCCGGGCATGCAACTGGACCGGCCCGGCGACCTGCGCCTGTTCTGGCGCGAGGCGGAGTTCATCCGCGCGGCAATGCGCGGGTGCAACCAGTTCTGCGGCATCAGCCACAGCGTGCGCAGGGAGACCAGCACCTGCGCGTCGCGCCGCGAGGTCCCGCTCTTTCCCGCGCCGCGGCCCGCGGCCCGCACCATTCCCGTACTGGCGGACCGCGGGAGCTGAGTTGCACGGCGCGCCGCTCAGGGTGGCTGTGGTCACCCCCTATCACCGCGAGCCGCCTGCCGTGCTGCGCCGCTGCATGCAGAGCGTGCGCGCGCAGGACCATCCGCACGTGGTGCACTACATGGTGGCGGACGGCCTTGCGCAGCCCGAGCTGCTGGCCGAGTGGCCGCAGGTGCGGCACATCCCGCTGCCGCACGGCAACGCCAACTTCGGCTGCACGCCGCGCGGCATCGGCGCGCTGTGCGCGCTGGCCGACGGCGCCGACGTGGTGTGCTTCCTGGACGCGGACAATCTGTTCCTGCCCGACCACGTCGCCTCGGTGGTGCAGGCCTATGCCGAGGCGCAGGCGCGGGGCCGTCCGGTCGATGCGGTGTTCTCGTCGCGGTACATGTTCCTGCCGGGCCACGAGCACCTGCGGATCGTTCCGCCGGGCGAGGTGCCGGAGGCGGAATTCGTGGACACCAACTGCATCAGCCTGGCCCGCTCGGCCGGCTTCCTCTGGGGCGCCTGGTCGCAACTGCCGCGTTCGCTCACGCCCGTGTGCGACCGGGCGATGTGCTGGCTCATGCAGCACCACGGGCTGCGGGTGCGCTGGACGCAGCAGTACACCGTGCTGTACGAATCGCACTGGCGGGCCACCTATCTCCAGGCCGGCCTGCCGCTGCCGCCCGAAGGGTTGCACGACGAGTTGCTGGGAGCGGCCGGCGCGGGCCTCACGCCCGAGGAGCTGTGGAGCCTGCTCAGGGTGCGCTGGACCTTCGATCCGCCGGCCCGGCAGGCGTGACGGCTTCGCGCGCAAGGCCGGCACTGCCGGTGGCGCCCAGCGCGCGCGGCAGGTCGCCGTGCCAGGTTTTCAGGCCCTGGTGCGACAGCCGCGACTGCAGGTCGACGAACACCTGGCCGCCCAGTTGCTGCCAGCGCCGGCAGAAGGCGAAGTCCTCGCTCAGGTAGCGGCCGGTGGCGGGCTCGAACTGGGTGTCGAAGAAGCGCCAGTGCGGCAGGTGCGCATGGGCGTGTTCGCCGGCGTCGGGGGTGTAGCGCAGCTCCGGCATCGCCGCGGCCATGCGTTCGAACACGCCGCGGGCAATGAGCATGAAGCCGGTGGGCGCGTCCAGCACCTCGACAAAACCGTCCGCGTCGGCCTGCGTGGGCGTGTGGCGCAGGTTCAGCGGATAGCGCGCATGCAGCGCGTCGAAATCGGCCTGCGTGGCGCCCGCCGGCAGCGGCCGCGCCAGGCCCTGGGCCGGCCAGCCGTCGTTCTTGTGCGGGTAGACGCCGGCCACCACGTCGCGGCCGGACAGCAGCAGGCGCAGCGCCGCATCGGGTGTGAAGCCGACGTCGGCATCGATCCAGAACAGGTGCGTCCATTGCGCATCGGCCATG
This genomic window from Variovorax paradoxus contains:
- a CDS encoding MBG domain-containing protein — encoded protein: MAADTVFVRTLSGDLTLDTAVTSTSGTDLVAAARFQNAGGGSIGGAPWRIWADTWVGESRGGIAGSGATPNLFHCAYLGLCTVSITPGDNHFIYAQQPRVTVVIGDASRPFGMANPPFGFTIGGLILGDGTAGFLGTPTSLAGIFSPAGRYAINGSFTSAAGYAVDVVPGTLTVTANLRRPDFPSADLVRELPNTNTYTFDRNLGAPPICFATGPLEGERSQQGDDLLAREWSRVRSRPNLTSCVATDRKNGCADF
- a CDS encoding glycosyltransferase family 2 protein; this translates as MAVVTPYHREPPAVLRRCMQSVRAQDHPHVVHYMVADGLAQPELLAEWPQVRHIPLPHGNANFGCTPRGIGALCALADGADVVCFLDADNLFLPDHVASVVQAYAEAQARGRPVDAVFSSRYMFLPGHEHLRIVPPGEVPEAEFVDTNCISLARSAGFLWGAWSQLPRSLTPVCDRAMCWLMQHHGLRVRWTQQYTVLYESHWRATYLQAGLPLPPEGLHDELLGAAGAGLTPEELWSLLRVRWTFDPPARQA